In Capillimicrobium parvum, a genomic segment contains:
- a CDS encoding glycosyltransferase family 4 protein — protein sequence MRVLIVSSFVLPHAGGVERFVATLRDVLAGRGHAVRVLACRRPGDDDTADVALPSRFLGPGGWPLPVGGWTRLWREVGRADAVIANNATHVVSDAAVVAARRQGVPALLVVHGSGQPQPHRTGLVSAARTAFGRTLPRLALRRSLPVSVSVIGVAGLRTTHGIAGAHLPYPLPELPRAATPPPISGDLRIAWIGRLSSEKDPVLAVRVVEQLRASRGAVLDVYGTGPMAAELERLTHGRPWLCLHGSRPWNEVLDAQERAHVCLSTSTWDNVQVAVLEALSRGVPVVCTDVGDSRRHFRLPSVERFCVASREPRDLAAALASLAGGYDAHRRAFDDNAGRLRAVHGDPARRIEELIGIAARR from the coding sequence ATGCGCGTCCTGATCGTGTCGAGCTTCGTCCTGCCCCATGCCGGAGGCGTCGAGCGGTTCGTCGCGACGCTGCGCGACGTGCTCGCCGGCCGCGGCCACGCGGTCCGGGTCCTCGCGTGCCGGCGGCCCGGCGACGACGACACGGCGGACGTCGCGCTGCCGTCGCGCTTCCTGGGCCCCGGGGGCTGGCCGCTGCCGGTGGGCGGTTGGACGCGGCTGTGGCGAGAGGTGGGACGGGCCGACGCGGTCATCGCCAACAACGCCACGCATGTCGTCTCCGACGCCGCCGTGGTCGCCGCCCGGCGGCAGGGGGTGCCGGCGCTGCTCGTGGTGCACGGCTCGGGTCAGCCACAGCCGCATCGCACGGGGCTGGTGAGCGCCGCGCGCACGGCGTTCGGGCGCACGCTGCCCCGGCTGGCGCTGCGGCGGTCGCTGCCCGTCTCGGTGTCGGTCATCGGCGTGGCGGGCCTGCGCACGACCCACGGGATCGCCGGCGCCCACCTGCCGTATCCGCTCCCCGAGCTTCCCCGTGCCGCGACGCCGCCGCCGATCTCCGGGGACCTGCGGATCGCCTGGATCGGCCGTCTGTCGTCGGAGAAGGATCCGGTCCTGGCCGTGCGCGTGGTCGAGCAGCTGCGGGCGAGCCGTGGCGCCGTCCTCGACGTGTACGGGACCGGCCCGATGGCCGCCGAGCTCGAGCGGCTGACGCACGGGCGGCCGTGGCTGTGCCTGCACGGCAGCCGCCCGTGGAACGAGGTCCTCGACGCGCAGGAGCGAGCGCACGTGTGCCTGTCGACGTCGACGTGGGACAACGTCCAGGTGGCGGTGCTCGAGGCGCTCAGCCGCGGCGTCCCGGTCGTGTGCACGGACGTCGGCGACAGCCGCCGCCACTTCCGCCTGCCGTCCGTCGAGCGCTTCTGCGTGGCGTCGCGCGAGCCTCGCGATCTCGCCGCGGCGCTCGCCTCGCTCGCCGGCGGATACGACGCCCATCGCCGTGCGTTCGACGACAACGCGGGCCGGCTGCGCGCGGTGCACGGCGACCCGGCGCGGCGCATCGAGGAGCTGATCGGCATTGCCGCGCGACGCTGA
- a CDS encoding Wzz/FepE/Etk N-terminal domain-containing protein: MTLDDGSRGSRAWVATGGPAAPAGMHDEQGMDFARYLAAIRRGAWLIALIVIPLTGAVLALSLALPKTYKASATLVLDQPSDALVAPSADSETRTLATIRKLLMSRDVLVSAAERLPGETLDTLRDKVSVSVDSAANLITVTGSDEDPAGAAAIANRVAASFLDRRRAGDRRREAQARQELESALARAQDRRGATDEVRALRQRLSQLAVSQASAADELQLAQAALPPERPDSPRPLQNTIFAFFAALFLAVLAALARDFIAPRIRDERQLAALSGVSPLVVLPERRSRRRHRGQAHEALEALAASVKVQLHESQRVIMVTSVDPDEDRSEIAVGLGRALAGAGQATLVVSADLRHPGLHRELGVPQAPGLGDVLAAIDREGEASASRQVRAATRAGEPPARGEMRALPSGDPSARTTALLAGDGLGLVFGELERSEYRYIVVECPALLGPIDGQLVARWADAILVVCHVARLRPADAEELGDVLARLAAPVLGSVVVGGSRTRHSLPAWTPRREPASLRPG; the protein is encoded by the coding sequence ATGACCCTCGATGACGGGTCCCGCGGCTCCAGAGCATGGGTCGCCACCGGCGGCCCCGCCGCCCCCGCGGGCATGCACGACGAGCAGGGCATGGACTTCGCTCGCTACCTCGCGGCCATCCGGCGCGGGGCGTGGTTGATCGCGCTGATCGTGATCCCCCTCACCGGCGCGGTCCTGGCGCTCTCGCTCGCCCTTCCGAAGACGTACAAGGCGTCCGCCACGCTGGTGCTCGACCAGCCGAGCGATGCGCTGGTCGCCCCGAGCGCCGACAGCGAGACCCGGACCCTGGCCACGATCCGCAAGCTGCTGATGTCGCGCGACGTGCTCGTCTCCGCGGCCGAGCGGCTCCCGGGCGAGACGCTCGACACGCTGCGCGACAAGGTGAGCGTCAGCGTCGACTCCGCGGCCAACCTCATCACCGTCACCGGGAGCGACGAGGACCCCGCGGGCGCGGCCGCGATCGCCAACCGGGTCGCGGCGAGCTTCCTCGACCGGCGCCGTGCGGGCGACCGCCGGCGCGAGGCGCAGGCGCGGCAGGAGCTCGAGTCCGCGCTGGCCCGGGCCCAGGACCGGCGTGGCGCGACGGACGAGGTCCGTGCCCTGCGGCAGCGGCTCAGCCAGCTCGCCGTCAGCCAGGCCTCGGCCGCGGACGAGCTCCAACTCGCCCAGGCTGCGCTGCCGCCCGAGCGGCCCGACTCGCCGCGCCCGCTGCAGAACACGATCTTCGCGTTCTTCGCGGCGCTGTTCCTGGCGGTGCTCGCCGCGCTCGCCCGGGACTTCATCGCGCCGCGCATTCGCGACGAACGCCAGCTGGCCGCCCTCAGCGGCGTCTCGCCGCTCGTCGTCCTGCCCGAGCGCCGGAGCCGCCGCCGTCATCGCGGCCAGGCGCATGAGGCGCTCGAGGCGCTCGCCGCATCCGTGAAGGTGCAGCTGCACGAGTCGCAGCGCGTGATCATGGTGACCAGCGTCGACCCGGACGAGGACCGGTCGGAGATCGCGGTCGGCCTCGGGCGCGCGCTCGCCGGGGCCGGTCAGGCGACGCTCGTCGTGTCCGCCGACCTGCGCCATCCTGGATTGCACCGGGAGCTCGGCGTTCCCCAGGCCCCGGGCCTGGGCGACGTGCTCGCGGCCATCGATCGCGAGGGGGAGGCGAGCGCGAGCCGGCAGGTGCGAGCCGCCACCCGTGCCGGGGAGCCGCCGGCGCGCGGTGAGATGCGCGCGCTGCCGAGCGGCGACCCGTCCGCGCGGACGACCGCCCTGCTGGCCGGCGACGGCCTGGGTCTCGTCTTCGGCGAGCTCGAGCGCTCCGAGTACCGCTACATCGTCGTGGAGTGCCCCGCGCTGCTCGGGCCGATCGACGGGCAGCTCGTCGCTCGCTGGGCCGACGCCATCCTCGTGGTCTGCCACGTCGCGCGTCTACGGCCCGCGGACGCCGAGGAGCTCGGCGACGTCCTCGCCCGGCTCGCCGCGCCGGTGCTCGGCTCCGTCGTCGTCGGCGGCAGCCGGACGCGCCACTCGTTGCCGGCGTGGACGCCGAGGCGCGAGCCCGCGTCGCTGCGGCCCGGATGA
- a CDS encoding O-antigen ligase family protein, producing MSPATGAAQTTTTVAGAGTALVVFAWWAVDDGGMAPTTWYSGALLVLIAFVLLAGARRLGSLSRWTRWALAGLAGYTVWSFLSLLWAQSRGDAWDGANRTLLYLLVFALFAALPWTSRRAGVALGAFVLVVAVIGAGALAGAVAGDVTAAFADGRLAAPTGYENASAALYLMALWPAITLAARREAPPAVRAAMLAAAGVLVDLGILAQSRGSLIGGGVALVVALWAAPNRGRLIVALGAVAVATAAALPFLLRVYASSSLQREAAVTRAGAAILVAAIALFAAGSFSRRLDGRPMPRLPVRVPGVWRWAAVAALLAVVAAGAATARATILDGAREAQLTTRLTPSGDPGRYDLWRVAAGQFAAHPLQGAGADNFAHAYAQDRRHHEELMYPHSVEWRVLGQTGLVGAALLGGFLAAGFAGAHAAIRRTGGGTVALGAALAAIYWIAHASLDWLWEMPAAGAPAMAALGMAAGMGTVAAPNAAVLVAPRGGRRTAALAVVAIVAAASLALPALAAFEIEHAARIGAADPAAARRALDRARALNPLSDRPDVVAGALAVQAGDAPAARSAYARAIGRDPGSWHSQAQLGVLELEAGRRSRAVSLLARAQELNPLEPSLPAALAAARSGGPAPAEVTDRLARSAIPGPLGPRPVTCRPVLGLDAACSRGTRR from the coding sequence ATGAGCCCGGCGACCGGGGCGGCCCAGACGACGACCACCGTGGCCGGCGCCGGGACGGCCCTCGTCGTCTTCGCGTGGTGGGCGGTCGACGACGGCGGCATGGCGCCGACAACCTGGTATTCGGGCGCCCTCCTGGTCCTGATCGCGTTCGTCCTGCTCGCCGGCGCTCGCCGCCTGGGCTCGCTGTCGCGGTGGACGCGCTGGGCGCTCGCCGGATTGGCGGGCTACACCGTCTGGAGCTTCCTCTCCCTGCTGTGGGCGCAGTCGCGCGGCGATGCGTGGGACGGTGCGAACCGCACGCTGCTGTACCTGCTCGTCTTCGCCCTCTTCGCCGCGCTGCCGTGGACGTCGCGGCGCGCGGGCGTGGCTCTCGGCGCGTTCGTCCTCGTCGTGGCGGTGATCGGCGCTGGGGCGCTCGCCGGCGCGGTGGCCGGCGACGTGACCGCCGCGTTCGCGGACGGCCGCCTCGCAGCGCCGACCGGCTACGAGAACGCCAGCGCGGCGCTCTACCTGATGGCGCTCTGGCCCGCGATCACCCTCGCCGCGCGCCGCGAGGCGCCTCCCGCGGTGCGCGCGGCGATGCTGGCGGCGGCCGGCGTCCTGGTCGACCTCGGCATCCTCGCGCAGAGCCGCGGGTCGCTGATCGGCGGCGGCGTCGCGCTGGTGGTGGCGCTCTGGGCGGCACCCAACCGCGGGCGGCTGATCGTCGCGCTGGGGGCGGTCGCGGTGGCGACGGCGGCCGCGCTGCCGTTTCTGCTGCGCGTCTACGCATCCTCGTCGCTTCAGCGCGAGGCGGCCGTGACCCGGGCCGGCGCGGCCATCCTCGTCGCCGCCATCGCGCTGTTCGCGGCCGGCTCGTTCTCGCGGCGCCTCGACGGTCGCCCGATGCCCCGGCTGCCGGTGCGGGTCCCGGGCGTGTGGCGCTGGGCGGCCGTGGCCGCGCTGCTCGCCGTGGTCGCCGCGGGTGCGGCCACGGCCCGCGCGACGATCCTCGACGGCGCGCGCGAGGCGCAGCTCACCACGCGCCTGACGCCGAGCGGGGACCCGGGGCGCTACGACCTGTGGCGGGTCGCCGCCGGCCAGTTCGCCGCTCATCCGCTGCAGGGGGCCGGCGCCGACAACTTCGCCCACGCGTACGCGCAGGATCGCCGGCATCACGAGGAGCTGATGTACCCGCACAGCGTCGAGTGGCGCGTGCTCGGCCAGACCGGCCTCGTGGGGGCGGCCCTGCTCGGCGGGTTCCTCGCGGCCGGGTTCGCCGGCGCCCACGCCGCGATCCGCCGCACGGGCGGAGGGACGGTGGCCCTCGGCGCCGCGCTCGCCGCGATCTACTGGATCGCGCATGCCTCGCTCGACTGGCTGTGGGAGATGCCGGCCGCCGGCGCCCCCGCGATGGCCGCGCTCGGCATGGCCGCCGGCATGGGAACCGTGGCGGCGCCGAACGCGGCCGTCCTCGTCGCGCCGCGGGGTGGCCGCCGCACCGCGGCGCTCGCGGTCGTGGCGATCGTCGCCGCGGCGTCGCTGGCGCTTCCCGCCCTCGCGGCGTTCGAGATCGAGCACGCGGCGCGGATCGGCGCCGCCGACCCGGCCGCCGCGAGGCGCGCGCTGGATCGCGCCCGGGCGCTGAACCCGCTCAGCGACCGGCCTGACGTGGTCGCCGGCGCGCTCGCCGTCCAGGCCGGCGACGCGCCGGCGGCGCGATCGGCCTACGCGCGGGCCATCGGCCGCGACCCCGGCAGCTGGCACTCCCAGGCGCAGCTCGGCGTGCTGGAGCTCGAGGCGGGGCGGCGGTCGCGAGCGGTGTCCCTGCTCGCCCGGGCCCAGGAGCTGAACCCGCTCGAGCCGTCGCTTCCGGCCGCGCTGGCCGCGGCACGGTCGGGCGGCCCCGCCCCCGCCGAGGTGACCGATCGTCTCGCCCGCTCGGCGATCCCCGGCCCGCTGGGCCCGCGGCCGGTCACCTGCCGTCCCGTTCTCGGCCTCGACGCGGCATGCAGCCGGGGGACGAGGCGATGA
- a CDS encoding O-antigen ligase family protein, translated as MSTFATDPRRSMSHGADRRLLPLLAGLASIPAGMAMALALYRYPPAPAIAVGAGAGLVCLLALTLANLHAAVALGVVLLGVVAFEPAPSDAVFFAVIAVSAVTGRLHLRAAPGPAIGILVVLGALNVISAMQVADPQRAALFFSITMYLAIFALWLPSYVVSRPRAQLILRAYVVAAVTSAVIGVAALLALIPGAELFTESSRARALFQDPNVFGPFLIPALLMVLEEIPHPRLLRSGTVAKAVLSAILAVGVLFSYSRGAWLNLAVGLAVMVGVLALRRGGARQALAFVAVASCAAAVVVAIVIATGAGGFLAERARPQTYDTQRFSGQRAGLQPAEEYPLGAGPGQFESIAGISAHSTYARVVGEQGFLGLAALIAFLGYTLLAAIRNAAAGRSTFGIGSAALLGAWCGMLANSAVIDTLHWRHLWLVAGLIWAGAALSWRRSSS; from the coding sequence ATGAGCACGTTCGCCACGGACCCGAGGCGCTCGATGAGCCACGGCGCGGACCGGCGCCTGCTGCCGCTGCTCGCCGGCCTCGCCAGCATCCCCGCCGGCATGGCGATGGCGCTCGCCCTGTACCGGTACCCGCCGGCGCCCGCCATCGCGGTCGGCGCCGGCGCCGGCCTGGTGTGCCTCCTGGCGCTGACGCTCGCGAACCTGCACGCCGCGGTCGCCCTCGGCGTCGTGCTGCTCGGAGTCGTCGCGTTCGAGCCGGCCCCCTCGGATGCCGTCTTCTTCGCCGTCATCGCCGTGAGCGCGGTGACCGGGAGGCTGCATCTGCGCGCGGCCCCTGGCCCGGCGATCGGGATCCTGGTCGTGCTCGGCGCCCTGAACGTGATCTCGGCGATGCAGGTGGCCGATCCGCAGCGGGCCGCCCTGTTCTTCTCGATCACGATGTACCTGGCGATCTTCGCGCTGTGGCTGCCGAGCTACGTCGTCTCGCGCCCTCGGGCGCAGCTGATCCTCCGCGCGTACGTCGTCGCCGCCGTGACGTCGGCCGTCATCGGCGTCGCCGCGCTGCTCGCCCTGATCCCCGGCGCGGAGCTCTTCACCGAGAGCAGCCGGGCGCGCGCGCTGTTCCAGGACCCGAACGTCTTCGGCCCGTTCCTCATCCCGGCCCTGCTGATGGTGCTCGAGGAGATCCCGCATCCGCGCCTGCTGCGGTCCGGGACGGTCGCGAAAGCGGTCCTGTCCGCGATCCTCGCGGTGGGCGTGCTGTTCAGCTACTCGCGCGGCGCGTGGCTGAACCTCGCGGTCGGGCTCGCCGTCATGGTCGGCGTCCTGGCCCTGCGCCGCGGCGGCGCCCGCCAGGCGCTCGCGTTCGTCGCCGTCGCATCGTGCGCCGCCGCCGTCGTCGTCGCGATCGTGATCGCGACGGGCGCCGGCGGCTTCCTGGCCGAGCGCGCCCGGCCGCAGACCTACGACACGCAGCGCTTCAGCGGGCAGCGGGCCGGCCTGCAGCCGGCCGAGGAGTACCCGCTCGGCGCCGGCCCCGGCCAGTTCGAGTCGATCGCCGGCATCTCGGCGCACAGCACGTACGCACGCGTCGTCGGCGAGCAGGGCTTCCTCGGCCTCGCGGCGCTGATCGCGTTCCTCGGCTACACGCTGCTCGCGGCGATCCGCAACGCCGCCGCCGGGCGCAGCACCTTCGGGATCGGATCCGCCGCGCTGCTCGGGGCCTGGTGCGGGATGCTCGCCAACAGCGCGGTCATCGACACCCTGCACTGGCGGCACCTGTGGCTGGTCGCCGGCCTCATCTGGGCGGGAGCGGCGCTGTCATGGCGAAGATCCTCTTCGTGA
- a CDS encoding glycosyltransferase family 4 protein → MAKILFVITLAETGGAQTYVANLLPAVSRRYDVVVAAHGTGPLAGATRAAGGRFVALRHVRRPLHPLRDVLGLFELVALLRRERPAILHANSSKAGILARLAAAITGVPVRVFTVHGWAFKAYAGLPSLLYRWADRLMAPLTTVTICVAEGERRAGLAAGTCRAARTVVIPNAVPAGAVARAALDGGPPRIVWVGRLADPKDPLTLVRALGRLPPASFAATLVGDGPARPAVEGELRTLPAARDAVELLGDRTDVPELLARSDVFVLASRSEGAPLSVLEAMAAGLPVVASRVGGIPEIVVDGETGLLVEPGDPGRLAAAIEQLLGDPRRRAAMGDAGRRRVLERFDVDAVRRRHLELYAGELSRAAGGGPMP, encoded by the coding sequence ATGGCGAAGATCCTCTTCGTGATCACGCTCGCCGAGACCGGCGGCGCCCAGACCTACGTGGCGAACCTGCTGCCCGCGGTCAGCCGGCGCTACGACGTGGTCGTCGCCGCGCATGGCACCGGACCGCTGGCGGGCGCGACGAGGGCCGCGGGCGGCCGGTTCGTCGCGCTGCGCCACGTGCGCAGGCCGCTGCATCCCCTGCGCGACGTCCTGGGCCTGTTCGAGCTCGTCGCGCTGCTCCGTCGCGAGAGGCCCGCGATCCTGCACGCCAACAGCTCGAAGGCGGGCATCCTCGCTCGCCTGGCCGCGGCGATCACCGGCGTGCCGGTGCGCGTCTTCACGGTGCACGGGTGGGCGTTCAAGGCCTACGCCGGCCTGCCCTCGCTGCTGTACCGGTGGGCCGACCGGCTCATGGCGCCCTTGACCACGGTGACGATCTGCGTCGCCGAGGGGGAGCGGCGCGCCGGCCTGGCCGCGGGCACGTGCCGTGCGGCGCGCACCGTCGTGATCCCGAACGCGGTGCCCGCGGGGGCGGTCGCGCGGGCCGCGCTCGACGGCGGTCCTCCGCGGATCGTCTGGGTCGGCCGCCTCGCCGACCCGAAGGACCCGCTGACCCTGGTGCGAGCGCTGGGCCGGCTGCCGCCCGCCTCGTTCGCCGCGACGCTCGTGGGGGACGGGCCCGCGCGTCCCGCGGTCGAGGGCGAGCTGCGCACGTTGCCGGCCGCGCGCGACGCGGTCGAGCTGCTCGGCGACCGCACCGACGTCCCGGAGCTGCTCGCACGGTCGGACGTCTTCGTCCTCGCGAGCCGGTCGGAGGGAGCGCCGCTCTCGGTGCTCGAGGCGATGGCCGCGGGCCTGCCGGTGGTCGCATCGCGGGTCGGCGGCATTCCGGAGATCGTGGTGGACGGCGAGACGGGCCTGCTCGTCGAACCGGGCGATCCGGGGCGGTTGGCGGCGGCGATCGAGCAGCTGCTCGGCGATCCGCGCCGGCGGGCGGCGATGGGCGATGCCGGGCGGCGGCGCGTGCTCGAGCGCTTCGACGTCGACGCGGTGCGCCGCCGTCATCTCGAGCTCTATGCCGGGGAGCTCTCCCGGGCGGCCGGCGGCGGCCCCATGCCGTAG
- a CDS encoding polysaccharide deacetylase family protein has product MSSPAHRPGVTATEKAPPGMRGVGPTLPYPLKAALTRGRSAAWMLRGRPRRAEGLRILLYHRIADDGDPLAVTPRRFREQMDLLGAQGYRAVDLDEILALLDGDGPLPPRTIGLTFDDGFTDVAENAHPVLARHGFTATVFVTTGVTDGRHPFPWYRDQPPVLDWDDVVALDREGVLRFEAHTVTHPNLLTTDHATAEREIERSREELEEHLGRPVTAFAYPAGLYGDRERRLVAEAGYAAAVTCEPGLNVAQTDRFALRRRQIDSRDTLLDFRAKVAGGHDTPLPFRGHYRRLRYGMGPPPAARESSPA; this is encoded by the coding sequence GTGAGCTCGCCGGCGCACAGACCGGGGGTCACGGCGACGGAGAAGGCGCCGCCGGGCATGCGCGGCGTGGGTCCGACGCTGCCGTATCCGCTCAAGGCGGCGCTGACCCGTGGACGCTCCGCGGCCTGGATGCTGCGCGGGCGTCCTCGCCGGGCGGAGGGGCTGCGCATCCTGCTCTACCACCGGATCGCCGACGACGGCGATCCGCTCGCCGTCACCCCGCGCCGCTTTCGCGAGCAGATGGACCTGCTGGGCGCGCAGGGCTACCGCGCCGTGGACCTCGACGAGATCCTCGCGCTGCTCGACGGCGACGGCCCGCTGCCGCCGAGGACGATCGGCCTCACCTTCGACGACGGCTTCACGGACGTGGCGGAGAACGCCCATCCGGTGCTCGCCCGGCACGGCTTCACGGCCACGGTGTTCGTCACGACAGGTGTCACGGACGGGCGCCACCCCTTCCCCTGGTATCGCGATCAGCCCCCCGTCCTCGACTGGGACGACGTCGTCGCGCTGGACCGTGAGGGTGTGCTGCGCTTCGAGGCGCACACGGTCACGCACCCGAACCTGCTCACGACCGACCACGCGACGGCCGAGCGGGAGATCGAGCGCAGCCGTGAGGAGCTCGAGGAGCACCTTGGCCGGCCGGTGACCGCCTTCGCGTATCCGGCCGGCCTGTACGGCGACCGGGAACGGCGGCTCGTCGCCGAGGCGGGATATGCGGCGGCCGTCACCTGCGAGCCGGGACTCAACGTCGCGCAGACCGACCGCTTCGCGCTGAGGCGGCGCCAGATCGACTCCCGGGACACGCTGCTCGACTTCCGCGCGAAGGTCGCCGGCGGCCACGACACCCCGCTGCCGTTCCGGGGGCACTACCGGCGGCTGCGCTACGGCATGGGGCCGCCGCCGGCCGCCCGGGAGAGCTCCCCGGCATAG
- a CDS encoding winged helix-turn-helix transcriptional regulator, which produces MDPCPVSRTAGVISGKWTILLVRDLAEGRSRFCELERSLAGISPRTLSLRLRALEEEGIVERQTFPEVPPRVEYALTSKGLDLLPIIEDMRAYGLRWLGDADDCMPADVPDAAAVAG; this is translated from the coding sequence ATGGACCCCTGCCCCGTCAGCCGGACGGCGGGCGTCATCTCCGGCAAGTGGACGATCCTCCTGGTCCGTGACCTCGCCGAGGGACGCTCCCGCTTCTGCGAGCTGGAGCGCTCCCTGGCCGGCATCTCGCCGCGCACCCTCTCGCTGCGCCTGCGTGCGCTGGAGGAGGAGGGCATCGTCGAGCGCCAGACCTTTCCCGAGGTTCCGCCGCGCGTCGAGTACGCGCTGACGAGCAAGGGCCTCGACCTCCTGCCGATCATCGAGGACATGCGCGCCTACGGGCTGCGCTGGCTCGGGGACGCGGACGACTGCATGCCGGCCGACGTGCCGGACGCGGCCGCCGTCGCCGGCTGA
- a CDS encoding ArsA family ATPase, with amino-acid sequence MSIEPRIAGKRVIVCAGSGGVGKTTTSAALAMGLAARGRKVAVVTIDPARRLADSLGLDELGNEPRLVDPARFAGHGIEITGELWAMMLDPKHTFDDLIAQLAPDEKARDEVLENRIYQELSGAVAGSQEFTAIAKLYELDRSGAFDVLVLDTPPSRNALDFLDAPDRLTSFLEGRALRVFLTGPTGLAAKVVGRGTSVVFSVLKRVTGVDLLTDLSVFFRALGGLLDGFRERAAGVKALLADPATTFLIVTSPEREPVEEAIFFAAKLAEAHLPFGGLIVNRVTPAEGLDAEPEAVVAELTGELGADLARKVAATYRDARALAQRDTAAIARLRREIGDEQPLLIPQLGGDVHDVDGLVRVHEHLFGPAG; translated from the coding sequence GTGAGCATCGAGCCGCGCATCGCCGGCAAGCGGGTGATCGTCTGCGCCGGGTCCGGCGGGGTGGGCAAGACGACGACGTCCGCCGCGCTCGCGATGGGACTCGCCGCGCGCGGCCGGAAGGTCGCGGTCGTGACGATCGACCCGGCGCGCCGCCTCGCCGACTCCCTGGGGCTCGACGAGCTCGGCAACGAGCCGCGCCTCGTCGACCCCGCGCGCTTCGCGGGCCACGGCATCGAGATCACCGGCGAGCTGTGGGCGATGATGCTCGATCCCAAGCACACGTTCGACGACCTCATCGCGCAGCTCGCGCCCGACGAGAAGGCGCGCGACGAGGTGCTCGAGAACCGGATCTACCAGGAGCTCTCGGGCGCCGTCGCCGGGTCGCAGGAGTTCACCGCGATCGCCAAGCTCTACGAGCTCGACCGCTCGGGCGCCTTCGACGTCCTCGTCCTCGACACACCGCCGTCGCGTAACGCGCTCGACTTCCTCGACGCGCCCGACCGGCTGACCAGCTTCCTCGAGGGGCGCGCCCTGCGCGTCTTCCTCACCGGCCCGACAGGCCTCGCGGCGAAGGTCGTCGGCCGCGGCACGAGCGTCGTGTTCTCCGTGCTCAAGCGCGTGACCGGCGTCGACCTGCTCACCGACCTGTCGGTGTTCTTCCGCGCGCTCGGCGGGCTGCTCGACGGCTTCCGCGAGCGTGCCGCCGGGGTCAAGGCGCTGCTCGCCGACCCGGCCACGACGTTCCTCATCGTCACGTCGCCGGAGCGCGAGCCCGTCGAGGAGGCGATCTTCTTCGCCGCCAAGCTCGCCGAGGCACACCTCCCCTTCGGCGGGCTGATCGTCAACCGCGTGACGCCGGCGGAGGGCCTCGACGCCGAGCCGGAGGCGGTCGTCGCCGAGCTGACGGGGGAGCTGGGCGCCGACCTGGCCCGCAAGGTCGCGGCGACCTACCGCGACGCCCGGGCGCTCGCCCAGCGCGACACGGCGGCCATCGCGCGCCTGCGGCGCGAGATCGGCGACGAGCAGCCGCTGCTCATCCCCCAGCTCGGCGGCGACGTCCACGACGTCGACGGGCTCGTGCGCGTGCACGAGCACCTCTTCGGGCCGGCGGGCTGA